In one Amyelois transitella isolate CPQ chromosome 22, ilAmyTran1.1, whole genome shotgun sequence genomic region, the following are encoded:
- the LOC106129846 gene encoding uncharacterized protein LOC106129846 — protein MTDQQNYHKFLDNGQYSKHGLEKYEWIFGETFLSTGGITTTMQVLKHVQLGENPKVLDVGSGLGGHSFLFAEKYGAEVLGLDLSENMLEIARKHLDKRPHLKDKVRFEFQDCTKIDYPENSFDLIYSRDTLLHIRNKDQLFKKIYKWLKPNGYVLFTDYVRGEDETKYTEEFKKYLIDRDYDMATITEYREILHNSGFKSVQVEDWKDQFKYALEIELDKLQGKRFEFLQHFTQADYEDLESGWLNKVFRTNEGNQGWVMAVARK, from the coding sequence ATGACAGACCAGcaaaattatcataaattttTGGACAATGGTCAATATTCTAAACATGGACTTGAAAAGTACGAGTGGATCTTCGGCGAGACCTTCCTATCTACTGGTGGAATAACCACGACCATGCAAGTTCTAAAGCATGTCCAGTTAGGAGAGAACCCTAAAGTACTGGACGTGGGTTCTGGTCTGGGAGGTCACAGTTTCCTTTTCGCTGAAAAATACGGAGCCGAAGTACTTGGTCTAGATTTATCAGAGAACATGCTCGAAATTGCTCGGAAACATTTAGATAAACGACCACACCTCAAAGACAAGGTCAGATTCGAGTTCCAAGATTGCACGAAAATTGATTACCCAGAGAACTCATTCGATCTCATATATTCAAGGGATACTCTTCTCCATATCCGCAATAAAGATCaactatttaaaaagatttacaaaTGGCTGAAACCTAATGGTTATGTCTTATTTACTGATTATGTCAGAGGGGAAGATGAGACTAAATACACTGAAgagtttaaaaagtatttgatCGATCGCGACTACGATATGGCCACTATAACGGAGTATAGAGAAATCCTACACAACAGTGGCTTCAAGAGTGTCCAAGTGGAGGATTGGAAGGACCAATTTAAGTACGCTTTGGAGATTGAGCTGGATAAGTTGCAAGGAAAGAGGTTTGAATTCCTTCAACATTTCACGCAAGCTGATTATGAAGATTTGGAGTCAGGGTGGCTGAACAAGGTGTTTAGAACAAACGAAGGCAACCAAGGATGGGTCATGGCAGTAGCGAGGAAGTGA
- the LOC106129845 gene encoding uncharacterized protein LOC106129845, giving the protein MADKQNYQKFLDQGQYTKHGLEKYEWIFGETFLSTGGITTTMQVLKHVQLGKNPKVLDVGSGLGGHSFLFAEKYGAEVLGLDLSENMLEIARKHLDKRPHLKDKVRFEFQDCTKIDYPENSFDLVYSRDTFLHIRDKAQLFKKIYKWLKPSGYILFTDYVRGEDETKYSEEFKNYLIDRDYDMATVSEYREILINTGFKDVQVKDWKDQFRNGLEVELKKLQTKRTEFLQTFTQSDYEDLESGWMSKINRAIQGYQGWVLAVGRK; this is encoded by the coding sequence ATGGctgacaaacaaaattatcaaaagttTTTGGACCAAGGGCAGTATACTAAACATGGACTTGAAAAGTACGAGTGGATATTCGGCGAGACCTTTCTTTCAACTGGTGGTATAACCACGACCATGCAAGTTCTGAAGCATGTCCAGTTAGGCAAGAACCCTAAAGTACTGGACGTGGGTTCCGGTCTGGGAGGTCACAGTTTCCTTTTTGCTGAAAAATACGGAGCTGAAGTACTTGGTCTAGATTTATCAGAGAACATGCTCGAAATTGCTCGGAAACATTTAGATAAAAGACCACACCTCAAAGACAAGGTTAGGTTTGAGTTCCAAGATTGCACGAAAATTGATTACCCAGAGAACTCATTCGATCTTGTTTACTCCAGAGACACTTTCCTTCATATTCGTGATAAGGCTCAGCtttttaagaagatttacAAGTGGCTGAAACCCAGtggttatattttgtttactgaTTACGTTAGAGGGGAAGATGAAACGAAATACTCTGAagagtttaaaaattatctgaTAGACCGCGATTACGATATGGCTACTGTATCTGAGTATAGAGAAATCCTAATAAACACTGGATTCAAAGATGTTCAGGTGAAGGATTGGAAGGATCAATTCAGGAATGGTTTGGAGGTTGAACTGAAgaagttacaaacaaaaagaacAGAATTTCTGCAGACGTTCACACAATCTGACTACGAAGATTTGGAGTCAGGGTGGATGagcaaaataaacagagcAATACAGGGTTATCAGGGATGGGTTTTGGCTGTTGGGAGAAAATGA